One genomic segment of Streptococcus salivarius includes these proteins:
- a CDS encoding ABC transporter substrate-binding protein, whose protein sequence is MKKINLLYLLAILAIISGLLLYYLPDMTAGHNAESNKTSQTFKEKTIVHDFGTTELKKAPKRIVILDNLYGEILDPLDITPVGATTGQADSQEFSTLFKKQYKDAKVVSVGWQGNPDLDKIAELKPDLILMTGEQEDLYDELSEIAPTVGYQINTDENWDYHETSLKAAEIFDKRDEMKKDLDRLDAREAVFAENVKAKFGNQKLMYLRVTDNDIRYYAYGHFCYLYDTYHFNRAETFNPDDMLQVIDPDKLKDINPDLLIVQADSQELLDNKLKNTPVWTSLKAVQNNKVIYADYSTYMLGFGIVSQEAIMKQISDEWGLN, encoded by the coding sequence TTTCTGGTCTTTTACTGTATTACTTGCCAGACATGACCGCTGGACATAATGCAGAGTCAAATAAAACAAGTCAGACTTTTAAGGAGAAGACGATTGTCCATGATTTTGGTACGACAGAGTTGAAAAAAGCTCCAAAACGTATCGTTATCCTCGACAACCTCTATGGTGAAATCTTGGATCCTCTAGATATCACTCCAGTAGGTGCGACAACTGGTCAAGCTGACAGTCAAGAATTTTCAACCCTCTTTAAGAAACAATACAAGGATGCCAAAGTGGTTTCAGTTGGTTGGCAGGGTAATCCAGATTTGGATAAGATTGCTGAGTTAAAACCTGATTTAATCCTTATGACAGGCGAGCAGGAAGACCTCTATGATGAGCTGTCTGAAATTGCACCGACTGTTGGCTACCAAATCAACACCGATGAAAATTGGGACTATCATGAAACCTCTCTTAAGGCGGCAGAAATCTTTGATAAACGTGATGAGATGAAGAAGGATCTCGATAGATTGGATGCTAGGGAGGCCGTTTTCGCGGAGAATGTCAAAGCCAAGTTTGGCAACCAGAAACTGATGTATCTGCGCGTGACTGACAATGACATCCGTTATTATGCTTACGGGCATTTTTGTTATCTCTATGATACTTATCATTTCAATCGAGCGGAAACCTTCAATCCAGATGATATGTTACAAGTTATCGATCCAGATAAACTAAAAGACATTAATCCGGATCTCCTGATTGTTCAAGCAGATTCTCAAGAACTCCTAGATAATAAACTTAAGAATACCCCTGTCTGGACTAGCTTAAAGGCTGTTCAAAATAACAAGGTCATCTATGCTGACTACTCAACCTACATGCTGGGCTTTGGGATTGTCTCCCAAGAAGCTATTATGAAACAGATTTCTGATGAATGGGGATTAAATTAA
- a CDS encoding MATE family efflux transporter, whose product MKNSSVDLLRGPILRSLLIFALPILISNIFQQLYNTADVMIVGRFLGPDALAAVGASSAIFDLVIGFALGVGNGMGVVIARYYGAQDYRKLRQSVAATVVIGLGLSALVMILGHFGLYPLLTFLGTPNSIIGQSYQYISMIVSCVGVTLGYNLCAGLLRAVGDSLTALYFLIFSALVNIVLDLFFITQLHLGVQSAGLATIISQGLSAILCLYYIKKKVTFLLPSKSDFVLDSSLYLDLFGQGMAMGLMNSIVSIGTVTLQYAINGFGPLIISAQVAARRIMSFAVLPLTSLAAGVTTFTSQNFGAKQFKRIVAGLKQSCLVSITWSVIACVLLYVASPFLAGFISGSNNAVIIDNASRYLRISSLFYPILGMLFIFRNSLQGLGKKLTPLTSSFIELFGKILFVLLVIPSMRYLGVILCEPLIWIPMTIQLYFALRKHIKRLFVS is encoded by the coding sequence ATGAAAAATTCGTCGGTTGATCTTTTACGAGGCCCTATTTTGCGGTCTCTTTTAATCTTTGCCCTACCAATTCTGATATCTAATATTTTCCAGCAACTCTACAATACTGCTGATGTCATGATTGTGGGTCGCTTTCTAGGTCCAGATGCCTTGGCTGCTGTAGGAGCTTCTTCTGCTATTTTTGATTTGGTTATCGGCTTTGCTCTTGGCGTTGGAAATGGTATGGGCGTTGTTATCGCACGTTACTATGGTGCTCAAGACTACAGGAAACTTCGTCAGTCTGTGGCGGCCACCGTTGTGATTGGTTTAGGCTTAAGTGCCTTGGTTATGATTCTAGGACATTTTGGTCTTTATCCTTTGCTGACTTTTTTAGGAACCCCTAATTCTATTATTGGGCAATCTTACCAGTATATTTCTATGATTGTCTCCTGTGTTGGGGTAACTTTGGGTTATAATCTGTGTGCAGGACTTCTCAGAGCGGTTGGGGATAGTCTTACCGCCCTCTATTTTCTGATTTTTTCAGCACTAGTCAATATCGTTTTAGACCTTTTCTTTATTACACAACTTCATCTTGGTGTTCAATCAGCAGGCTTAGCGACAATTATCTCACAGGGACTTTCAGCTATCCTCTGTCTGTACTATATTAAGAAAAAAGTGACCTTCCTTCTACCAAGCAAGTCAGACTTTGTTCTTGATTCAAGTCTTTATTTGGACCTCTTTGGACAAGGAATGGCCATGGGACTCATGAATTCCATTGTTTCTATTGGGACTGTAACCTTACAGTATGCCATTAACGGCTTTGGCCCTCTCATCATTAGCGCTCAAGTGGCGGCAAGACGGATTATGTCCTTCGCCGTTCTCCCTTTGACTTCACTTGCTGCTGGGGTGACGACCTTCACCTCTCAGAACTTCGGGGCCAAACAGTTTAAACGCATAGTAGCTGGGTTAAAGCAATCTTGTCTTGTTTCTATAACTTGGTCTGTCATTGCTTGTGTCCTCCTCTATGTAGCTAGCCCCTTCTTAGCTGGTTTTATCTCTGGTTCAAATAATGCTGTGATTATTGATAATGCTAGTCGCTACCTCCGTATCAGTTCTCTCTTTTATCCTATTTTAGGAATGCTCTTCATCTTTAGAAATAGCCTGCAAGGTCTTGGTAAGAAACTGACACCTTTAACCTCAAGTTTTATTGAGCTTTTTGGAAAAATTCTCTTTGTTCTTTTGGTCATTCCTTCTATGCGCTACCTTGGCGTTATCCTATGCGAGCCCTTGATTTGGATTCCCATGACCATTCAGCTCTATTTTGCCTTGAGAAAACATATTAAACGTTTGTTTGTCAGTTAA